In the genome of Monodelphis domestica isolate mMonDom1 chromosome 2, mMonDom1.pri, whole genome shotgun sequence, one region contains:
- the GLMP gene encoding glycosylated lysosomal membrane protein, which yields MHWELPRALRVSALCSPLLLFQCLLLLRAPASLLGDQTRRVFLEVWEGPTDPSKSLLHIRAVGANSTIHYIWSNLGPPAVLFVATNTSNSGLNVNWTGLLSSEPEGSLVVHPTDSVQFSSALIFSKLFEFDSTNSSEVKEGSPGKPYPPYLLADFSWGDVTLDLSTLSATFQGHPSKDPLGTFTNGSLAFKVSAFNESGRPAHLPRLQHTADTTHLELVLAGAAPRGNHSLFGLEVATPVLDSECPQLKEQESIDDEYCPSVFQLEQLLWHSPLGGFLQWRPIAFSQKQLNWKTALSCSVSTPGPTLTTLLPQSPIVRAFFGPSVNFCTFNLTFGNSSNFAYEDHRYLSWSALLGIGIPPVDSFSPMILGIMVVVLGAPGLLLAGGGLSLLLYQHRRYSEYEPIN from the exons ATGCACTGGGAACTCCCCAGGGCCTTGAGGGTCTCTGCCCTCTGCAGTCCTCTGCTCCTCTTCCAGTGCCTGCTGCTGCTCCGAGCCCCAGCCAGCTTGCTTGGGGACCAGACCCGCCGG GTGTTCTTAGAGGTTTGGGAAGGACCCACGGACCCCTCAAAAAGCCTGCTGCACATCAGGGCTGTGGGAGCCAATTCTACCATTCACTACATCTGGAGCAACCTGGGACCCCCTGCCGTTCTCTTTGTGGCCACAAACACCTCGAACAGTGGTCTGAATGTCAACTGGACGGGCCTGCTGTCTTCTGAACCTGAAGGGAGTTTGGTTGTGCACCCTACTGATAGTGTTCAATTTTCCTCAGCCCTAATCTTCTCCAAG ctatttgagtttgacagtaCCAACAGTTCAGAAGTAAAGGAAGGATCCCCAGGAAAGCCCTACCCACCCTATCTGCTGGCCGACTTCTCCTGGGGTGATGTCACACTAGACCTCTCTACGTTGAGTGCCACATTCCAGGGTCATCCTTCAAAGGATCCCTTGGGAACCTTCACCAATGGCAGCCTGGCTTTCAAG GTTAGTGCTTTCAATGAGTCTGGTCGACCAGCCCATCTCCCTAGACTCCAGCATACTGCTGACACCACCCATCTAGAACTGGTTCTGGCTGGAGCTGCTCCTCGAGGAAACCACTCCCTTTTCGGCCTGGAGGTGGCAACTCCAGTTTTGGATTCTGAGTGCCCCCAGCTGAAGGAGCAGGAATCCATCGATGATGAATATTGTCCTTCAGTTTTCCAG TTGGAACAGCTACTGTGGCATTCTCCACTAGGCGGCTTCTTACAGTGGCGGCCAATAGCCTTCTCCCAAAAGCAACTAAATTGGAAAACAGCTCTATCCTGCTCGGTATCGACTCCGGGTCCCACCTTGACCACTCTACTTCCCCAGTCGCCTATTGTCAGAGCTTTCTTTGGCCCCTCTGTTAATTTCTGCACCTTCAACCTGACATTTGGAAACTCTTCTAATTTTGCCTATGAAGACCATCGATACCTTAGTTG GTCAGCTCTCTTGGGCATAGGAATCCCTCCAGTGGATTCCTTCTCTCCTATGATCCTGGGAATCATGGTGGTGGTTCTGGGGGCCCCTGGACTTCTACTAGCAGGAGGTGGCCTGAGCCTTCTACTATATCAACATAGACGCTATTCAGAGTATGAACCAATCAACTGA